The following nucleotide sequence is from Aspergillus luchuensis IFO 4308 DNA, chromosome 1, nearly complete sequence.
GGTATCATCCAACGATGCTTTGATTAGCACCAACTCTAGCGCAGATCTTCCGCAGACCGGACCACTACTGCGCACTGCGCAGGAGGAGGTCCCAAGGGCGTTGGTTTTGCCGACTGATGATACAGTGACTGCGATGTTCTTCAATTCGTACATCTACTCGCCTCGAGATCCATTAATCCTACGCGGGTTCATGGACATCTTGCCTGATGTTTTCTGCTATACCCAGCCTGGCTCTCATTTACATGTCGGCACTTTGGCCGTGTCGTACTTCTCTGTGGCTGCTTGGACGGGGAATCGGTCTTTTCTGCAGACAGCACAGCAGTTGTTTGTCAAGGCTATCGCCAAGACGAGGGAAGCGTTGCAGGGTGACATCACTCACACTGTGGATGATATTCTTATGaccattcttctcttgtctACTTATGAGGTACGTCAACACTGAGCTCTGTACGATGATAGCTAATATGATGGCAGGAGTTCTGCGCTATCAAAGAAAACAGACATCCAAGGAGGACACATCTACGAGGTGCTGTCGCTCTCGTGAACAGCAAGCGGCCGGAGCAGCGATCTTCGATTATATCGCTGATCTTAGAGAATGCGGTCCAGGTCCAGCTGGTATGTATCGTAGCCTTTCAGCCAGCCGTACACTAACCAAAGCAGATCAAATCATCCAAAGGGCTGGCCTATCCGACCATGCAGACGCCAAACCAATGGCCTCTATCTCCCGCAGCACCAcaatcagcatcatcccagCTTCTAATGATCACCTCTGAGCTAGTCGGTCTCCGCCAAGCATGGGATAGATTCAACGAAGAAGGCACAAACCAAGTCCAGGACATCCAGGACATCCTTGCACGGGCTTACAATTTAGATGCGAATCTCGAAGCCTGGAAATACGCGCTCCCTGAACACTGGAAACCACTCCCTGCGGTCCGAGTCCCCCAGTCCGTCCGGGAAGCCGGCATGTACAAGAACCGCTGCGATTGCTACACCGACCTCTGGATGGCCGGAACATGGAACTTTTACCGGGATTCCCGGATTGTCGTGCAAAACATCATACTCCGCTGTCTGCAGATTCTACCCGATGGTGTGATGCTGGAGCAAATACAGGAGACTATCAACCTGATTGAGACTCTCGCTCTTGACATCTGCGCCACTGTACCATACATTCTCGGCAGCCAGACGATGTCGGTTCATTTTAGCCCGCAGAAGATCGAGTATCCGGAAGCCGACGGACGGCGAGCCACGGCTCCTCATTATCCGACTGCTGCGCtcgtgggtggatggatggtatcGTCTCACTTGTCGAACTTGGAATTGCTGTGTTTGAGTGAAGAGATGAATACATGGATTCGGGCACAGAAGGAGCGAGTACTgcaaatatatacatatGGAGGAGAGGTGAGTCAAATAAGTATGTAATATACATAGCCATCACATAAGTAATTTCATTCACATAAATTCGAATAACATCCATTTTGCCCATGTATAATCCTAAGATGGTTCTAGACTCGGATAAGATCACATGACCACGACTTTCCCGATTGGTCATCATCTCCGCAGAATCTCCAATCGCAGACAGTCagactcatcatcactctaCAGGACATAAACCAAACGTCCTCTCAAACCCGATTACTTTATACCATTGTACCTCCAATCTCCTCTACAAACCGCAATTGTCACCACACCCACAGCCACAACGCCCACCTCACcatacaaccaccaccaccaccaccaaaatgctcttctcctctctcttctcctcatcctcctcctcctccaccacaaccccccaagAAACTCCCTCCTCTACACCCACCACTTCCgaaccccccaccaccacaatgaCAAGATCCCCCTCGGACGAATTCAACCCGCCGCTCCCGGCCCTCTGGACGCCCAAAACGAAcctcaagctcctcctcggcggcctcgccttcttcacatTCAGCATCTACAGCACGCGGCGGGCCATGAACCGCAAATTCCTCGCCAGCATCCCACCATACTACACAAGCAGCGTGTACCACAAGCCGAACGTCAGCGGCGGGGCGGAGGCATTCGAGGCGCTGCATCTGGCGACGATGAACGTGCTGTCGTTCGGGATGATGGGTGCGGGAGGGCTTTTGTACGCGCTGGATATCAATGGCGTGGAGGATATGAGGAGGTTCGTGAGGAAGGGCatggtggagggggatggggcgTTGATGCGCGGGGAGGATaaggagttggagagggaggtggaggggtgggTTGAGAAGGTGCTTGGGGAGAAGTTTGGGAAGGAGTtgcagagggagaaggagaggagtgCTGCCgccgcggctgctgctgctgctggggcggagaagaaggagtgaGGGGGTtatggaatggatgggggtggatatgatggaagatgataccctggttttgatgatgatctctACTCTTTTCTTGATTGTTTGTTatgggatgggtggatgctTGTATTATATTGCATTGCGTGCATAAACGGGTGTCAGGATTAACTACTGTACATGCTATCGGTCTAGCTGCTCGTATCGTTCTCGTGCTGTttg
It contains:
- a CDS encoding Zn(II)2Cys6 transcription factor domain-containing protein (COG:S;~EggNog:ENOG410PM0B;~InterPro:IPR036864,IPR021858,IPR001138;~PFAM:PF00172,PF11951;~go_function: GO:0000981 - DNA-binding transcription factor activity, RNA polymerase II-specific [Evidence IEA];~go_function: GO:0008270 - zinc ion binding [Evidence IEA];~go_process: GO:0006355 - regulation of transcription, DNA-templated [Evidence IEA]); translated protein: MVYGGKPSTGCQNCRKRRIKCDETRPHCRACVRTGRTCPGYPHPFDVMLRDQVAFHRKKRDTSSRVSSPKMRVESIRSSPAPVSSNDALISTNSSADLPQTGPLLRTAQEEVPRALVLPTDDTVTAMFFNSYIYSPRDPLILRGFMDILPDVFCYTQPGSHLHVGTLAVSYFSVAAWTGNRSFLQTAQQLFVKAIAKTREALQGDITHTVDDILMTILLLSTYEEFCAIKENRHPRRTHLRGAVALVNSKRPEQRSSIISLILENAVQVQLIKSSKGLAYPTMQTPNQWPLSPAAPQSASSQLLMITSELVGLRQAWDRFNEEGTNQVQDIQDILARAYNLDANLEAWKYALPEHWKPLPAVRVPQSVREAGMYKNRCDCYTDLWMAGTWNFYRDSRIVVQNIILRCLQILPDGVMLEQIQETINLIETLALDICATVPYILGSQTMSVHFSPQKIEYPEADGRRATAPHYPTAALVGGWMVSSHLSNLELLCLSEEMNTWIRAQKERVLQIYTYGGEVSQISM
- a CDS encoding uncharacterized protein (COG:S;~EggNog:ENOG410PYW1;~InterPro:IPR038814;~TransMembrane:1 (n2-10c18/19o56-73i)); the encoded protein is MLFSSLFSSSSSSSTTTPQETPSSTPTTSEPPTTTMTRSPSDEFNPPLPALWTPKTNLKLLLGGLAFFTFSIYSTRRAMNRKFLASIPPYYTSSVYHKPNVSGGAEAFEALHLATMNVLSFGMMGAGGLLYALDINGVEDMRRFVRKGMVEGDGALMRGEDKELEREVEGWVEKVLGEKFGKELQREKERSAAAAAAAAAGAEKKE